Part of the Nothobranchius furzeri strain GRZ-AD chromosome 2, NfurGRZ-RIMD1, whole genome shotgun sequence genome, ccagtcaacgtcagggttcatttcaagagcctggttctggtctttagggccttacattgacaagcaccatcatacattggtgatcttctcagtcctacacccccagcaggtccttgaggCCCAGTGACCAAAGGCTACTGCAGAGGAGTCAAATTCAAATTTgaactgggccgaaatgaaaaacaAGGATTAAGTCAGGAGCCAAacttaatatatttttttaattgacGACAAATCTCAAGATATGTactgttgaaccttttcatttggaagcaAACTCATTTTTGCATAAACACTGAtgctggaataaccaaattacacactagcaagtacattttaaataaaatacccaTCAGCTTATAAACTCTAGCTGTCTTTTTTtccttaacgagcagaaactcacTCTGAATAACCCTGCCCCCTGTGTTGAGAGGGTGTTCTTGTACTGATTaaatgcaggagggtgtgacctagactgaaactgcttagaaactagcctagtgaactagaccaaattcctgctttgcaaagtttggtctaggcttgCCAATCACAGCTCCCTAGAGGGCTTTCAAACACAGAGTCAAACACACtctgctttgtggaccaatcacaacgCTTCATCCACTTTGTAGGCCagtcagggccctctattcatctggtgggcgggatgatgcaacagagtgaaacaagatggctgcagttcgtttgaaacagcttttacatcaatttaagactatttggacttggcggCCCTTCACAGTAGCCTGCATTATCAATCTGTCTGCCCCAATCTCGGGGTTTTTTTAGTATCAGATCGGCCCAAAACTGCAATCAGTGCACCCCTGGTTTTgatttcattttcatttatttattttaggacAGTGCACATTAATCAATATTTCTGTGTGCCAGTGTTAGCCAGCAGGCTAATTTTCAACTGTAGTCCATTGGCAAGATGTTATACTAAGCACATGGTGGCTAAAAAGAAAGAACCAATTAAATGAGCATAATAAATAGCACAAGAATTAATATACAACAGTAAAACACAATACTATTGCACTTACTCCATTAAAACATAAGAACATATATTCATATAACCATACAACTCATTAAAGAATCCAAAGTAGCCATATATCCATCAATCTCTCCTACATCTAATAGATTACACAATAAAATCTAAAGGCAAACATAATGATTATTATGGGAGGTGTTCACATAGTTAATGTTAAAGCGAATCATTGCTACGGAATAATTCTTTTGCACAAGTGTGTCAAAACAGGTACAAAGGTTTGattttcaaaattaaaaaaatatgaaaGTCAATATGATTTTGTAGTTCAAACAGCAATGCTAATTATGTTCATTTATATTTGAGAACATTACCTCATGTCCAGTTGAAACTGGTATTGTTTCAAGAGTATTCATATTggttttttcaataaaatcatatTGAAACATTGACATAATCTGCTTTTAGTTAAGACaaaatcggtatcggcaagtCAGGTTTTTCTAAAGACCGTTGATCAGCCACAAACTGCAATCGGGGCAACCTTAGCAACTACCCAACACTGGTTATGTATTTTTCTGATTTCACAAACACCACTAGGTATTTTTCCTGTTCTTTTACtgcctgtttttattttatatactTCTATTTTTTTTCCATTGCAGTTCCTGTAAAAAGTGAggaagatgaagagaaacctctgttctcacagcttcatcagcagcaaatagaagacagagatgttcaaaCCAGCACCTCGGCTGACCAGATgaaagcagaaactggtggaggagcagaaactagcaggaTCCCAGATCTGAACCCTTATGATCAGACGTcgtattcttcagagactgaagttagtggagatgatgaagaggatgatgatgtgaATCAAGACTCTGAACTGTcaaactctgggtctgaaactggagaccgAAACAATGAttggaatgagagcaggtcttctgagtcagatgttaaGGCTGTCAACAAATCCTTCAGCTGCCATGAGTGTGGTAAACAATttctccacaagtggtctctccagaaacatgtgagagtTACAAGTCATTCAGAAATGGGGCCTCCAGGTTGTTTggccaaaaacaaaagtgttaccATGATGCAACCTCTAGAATCATGCGGGAAAGTCCAGAaagaactaaaatcatttagttgcaaCGACTGTGGAAAAATATTTAGTGTAAAATCAagattaaacagacacatgagtgtccacacaggagagaagccttttgcctgtgagctctgtgatcaAAGATTTAGTCGTAAGGCACATTTACACGatcacacgagagtccacacaggacagaagccttttgcttgtgagcactgtgaacaaagatttagctttaaggcaactttaaacagacacctgagagtccacacaggacagaagccttttgcctgtgagctctgtggtcaaacATTTAGCTCCAagccaactttaaacagtcacatgagagtccacacaggacagaaaccttttgcctgtgagaactgtggacaaagatttagttataaggcaactttaaacagacacatgagagtccacacaggacagaaaccttttgcctgtgacttctgtggacaaagatttgtcCGTAAGGCAACATTAaacgatcacatgagagtccacacagatcAGAAGCCTtttacctgtgagctctgtggtcaaagatttagccaaagaaCAAGTTTAAGCAGACACataagtgtccacacaggacagaagcctttttcttgtgagctctgtggacaaaaatttcaccaaaagacaactttaaacagacacatgattgtccacacaggacagaagccttttgcttgtgaactttgtggacaaagatttcgcCAAAAGAcaggtttaaacagacacatgcgtGTCCACATAGGGCTCAATTAACTCATTTAACTACACAAGTACCAAAATTATCATTGTAGTATCTAGATCCTAGATAGTATTACAACCCTGGTTGttgtcctttaccccagatcagggtCTCTTCCAGCCCATGACCCACCTCTTCCTGTTCTGCAAGCCCCACATTCTGGCCACTAAGCTGTAAATGTTTCACTAAATCTCTGTTTCCATCAAGAGGTGGCACAGTATTGTTACACAATGACCTGCTGACCTAAGGTTTCACTTTTGGAGCGTTGCAGGAGTAGAGAGTAGCATGGCATGTATACTCTACTGTTAAATAGTTAGTGTAGTGTAGAAATAATGGTCTTTTACGAGTATTTTGTACTTTGTGAGTTGCATAAATATAACTGCAGATCTCTTCAGTTGTTTATCCAGTGGTTCCAGGATTGGGCCCTGCTAGTGAAACACATGACAGCCCAACACttccattacttttcatttattcTTCAAATTCACACAGTTTCCTGCTGTTTGCAGAAAAGTGTTTTGTGTTTGAACCTTGTATTTAGAAACGATGTACTGATTGTGAGGCAAAAGCAATGAGGGCTGTCCATCAAGCAAAAGAAGAGAATTCCGTTTGTCTCTCTGGAAAAAATAAGGATAAATTCCTTCTAAAAAAAATGGTGTTAGGAGATTCCACTGTGTCTCTCTAGCaatgggcgatacggcctaaaatatATATCGCAATAAATTCTGAAACACATGCGGTACGATATTtgcgataaatatcacaataaattctTTTTATACATTTCTAAATGACAGGTATATTTTAATATTCTCACTCACCTCTTtcactgcgccccagggcagctgtggctacatcatagctcatccctaccagcgtgtgaatgactgattgtgctgtgaagcaccttggggtttgtagaaccctaagaagacacTACAAATACAGGtttaaataaagttaaagtcccatagtcatcatcacacactggtgaaattcatctccgcatttgacccatccccatggaagggagcggtgagctgcagcagtggccgcGCGCAGGTTCTATTTGGTGGTTttatcccccaatccaaccccttaaagctgagtgtcaagcagggaggctttgGGTCCCGTTTTTAACatttttggtatgacccgacctggAATTGaaacccgatctcccagtcccagggcggacattcTACTTCTAGGCCACCAAGATGGTAAATAACATTTGATGTTCAAAACtcacttaaaaaatacaaaatatcCCAGATAGTTTTTATGTTAAGGTACTttttataataaataatgaaacaaaATAATTGTCATAAAATGAATAGAGGGTGTATTAATACAAGCTAAATTGTCTGAACTaaagtgaaaaatgtaaaaacagaaataacatttcttcctgctttcctgattaatgtctttatttttcatgttgttcttttGCTCATAGAAGTTAAGTTTGTTCCTCTTGGTGGTGGACAGCTTATTGAAGCAACAGGAGAGCAGTAGACGTGGATGTGTTGAATAATGCTGGCATTTAACAGTAAGAGACGTTTGTGACGGAGAGGGAACAGAGCTTCCAGAGAATCTAGAGTTTATGCCGGCAACGTTTGTGAATGTCAATAACATGTTGCTTATGTTTACGTTTATAACAACAATGCATTATATAGATTAAaactcaaaataaaatgttttacttgACCACACTCATGTACATTAAATAATATCTTTCCATCCATTCTCTTTCACGTATCCGGagctgcgggggcagcagcctaagcagggaggcccaaacttccctctccccagtctcttgggccagctcctccatgggaatcccaaggtgttccctggccagtcgaGAGACACGGTCCCTCcagccagaaaacctcaccagggaagcatccaggaggcatcctaactagatgcctgagcaacCTCAgcaggctcctctcgatgtgaaagagcagcagatctactctgaaccCCTACCGGAAGACCAAGCTTCCCACCCTAAGGGAAAGcctagccaccctgcggagaaaactcatttcggccgcttgtatctgtgatctcgttctttcggtcactacccaaagctctagatcataggtgagggtaggaacgtagctcgACCGGTACAATCCTCAGATCACTGCAGACGCACACAATAAATGATAATAAATTACAAAAAGTATTTAAATTGTAAATGTACAGGCTTGTAACTGAAAGGCCTGCTGAGGACTGTAAAATTATCCCTTTAAGTGCCAAAGTTGCAATATTGTGGCTTTGGCATCATTGCTGGGTTTACCCAAGAAGCTATTAGGGTCTGAATTTTGTGAAGCAAACAGGAAGTAATTTCCATTCtctcctcatccactaggggctggcactgGAAGTGAGCACATcttcatcgactcccatgttaaaaaagccagcttcacagcagaaataaacatgtttacagcctggttccaggggtggcgttaggcccggctacttgggctgaagccccggatctttcatgataagccccggatctaaatcgcggaagtaacatgcagtaccaaagtccaacagagagagcgcagctggcagtagtttgt contains:
- the LOC107374360 gene encoding gastrula zinc finger protein XlCGF57.1, whose translation is MDTVPVKSEEDEEKPLFSQLHQQQIEDRDVQTSTSADQMKAETGGGAETSRIPDLNPYDQTSYSSETEVSGDDEEDDDVNQDSELSNSGSETGDRNNDWNESRSSESDVKAVNKSFSCHECGKQFLHKWSLQKHVRVTSHSEMGPPGCLAKNKSVTMMQPLESCGKVQKELKSFSCNDCGKIFSVKSRLNRHMSVHTGEKPFACELCDQRFSRKAHLHDHTRVHTGQKPFACEHCEQRFSFKATLNRHLRVHTGQKPFACELCGQTFSSKPTLNSHMRVHTGQKPFACENCGQRFSYKATLNRHMRVHTGQKPFACDFCGQRFVRKATLNDHMRVHTDQKPFTCELCGQRFSQRTSLSRHISVHTGQKPFSCELCGQKFHQKTTLNRHMIVHTGQKPFACELCGQRFRQKTGLNRHMRVHIGLN